From Dehalococcoidales bacterium:
AAGCGCTGCGGAAATCCTTGGCGCTGGTTACTTTAACCAGGAAAAAATTCGTGCGTGACGGAATTAAGCTGAAGCCGATGCGGCCAAGCTCGCCGACCAGGAAGTCTTTTGCCCTACCAATCTCTTGCTGACACCGTTCCAGGAGCCCGCTATCCTTGAGGACCAGGACTCCCGCCTTCTGCGCCAGGGCATTAACATTCCACGGCGGGCAAACGCGCCGCAGGGCGTTAATAATCCTCTCGTTACTTACCGCATAACCGAGACGCAGCCCGGCTAAGGCGTAGTCCTTGGTCATCGAGCGTAGCAGAATTACATTCCCCCGGTGAATAAGGCCGAGAGCAGACCAGCCTTGGTCCACGAAGGCAATATAAGCCTCGTCCAGGATGAGTAACCCATCCCCGCAAGCGTCTAAAATCCGCTCAATCTCCTCCCTTGTGAGGTAGTGACCGGTGGGGTTATTGGGATTGCACAAAAAGACCCCCTTCGGGTGGCACTGCCGGATAAGGCTGACCGTTTCCTCTATTCTCGGGGTAAAGTTGTCGCTCTCCTGACCCCACTGGTAGATTAGGCTGGCCCCGACGATTTGACTGGCGATTTTATATTCACCAAAGGTGGGCTCAAGAATCAGGACTGAATCTCCCGGGCTGAAGTAGGTCAAAGCAGTCAGACGAATAAGTTCTACCGCTCCGTTGCCGGCAATGATGTTCTCCGGCGCCACCCCCAGTTTGACTGCCAGGTACTCCCTGAATTCGGTTGCCTCCGGATCGGGATAGCGGTCGATAGGTACGGTAGCGAGAATCTTTCTGACCTCCGCCGGTGGGGCAAAGGGGTTAGCGCAGACGCTGAAATCGAGCACCGTTTCCGGAGACAGCCCCGCCGCCTTGAGCTCCGCCTGGTTCAGCCCGCCATGGAAACCGGGTTGCAGGTTCTCTACTTCAGGTCGAGGACGTAATGGCAAAGCGAACTCCTCCGGTTATCAAGCATACTGTTACCCAGATTAATGCCGCTATCTGCATCAGCCGTAACGCAGCATCGATAGTGCTCGTGACTAGCGGGGTGTCGGCATTACCTAGCCTATAGTGTCCCACCTTTTCCAGTTGTACGTTGAGTGCTCCCGCCATCGCGGCCATTGTCCAGCCGGCGTTGGGGCTTTCCGTTCTGGTATGCTCCCGGAAAGCAACCTGCCACGAAGCTCGAGCATTCCGGCGCGATAAAAAACTGGCTGATACCAGGAGCAGGGCGGTTAGTCTGGCGGGTGTAAAATTAAGCACATCATCCAGCTTAGCGGCAAACTTGCCTGAATATTCGTATTTCCCGTGATAGCCGATGATAGCGTCCAGGGTGTTGACGACACGGTAGGCAACGGCGCCGGGAACACCAAAGAGCAAAAAGTAAAAGAGGGGGGCAACAAAGCTATCACAGGTATTCTCGGCGACTGACTCGATGGTGGCCGAGATTAATAGTGGCTGGGGCAAAGCCTGGGTGTCACGGCTAACCAGGGCGCGTAGCTCGTAGCGGGCGACATCCAGGTTTTCACTCAGCAGCAGTTTTTTCACCCTGAGGGCTGCCTGCCGCAGTGCTCTCAAGGAAAAGGCCGACTTGAGCAGCACCGCCCCAGTCAGCACGTACAGCACCGGGTTAAAGTCCTTTAAATAAGAGAGGACCAAATACGTCGAAGCACCGAACAGCCCGATAAGAAAGAGAGTAATCGCCATTCCGTAGCCGAACTGAATGGCATGGGAGTCACCGACGCTGCGTTTCTCCAGGAATGAGGCCAGTTTACCTATCCCGACCACGGGGTGAATAAAGCGGGGCAACTCACCCAGTACCAGGTCAATAAACAGGGCGGCAAAAAGTATTGTCAAACTTTCCATAAACAAAACTAAACCCCAAGTCCGCTGGGACAACGGGTTCTCACGTCTTTGGGAGCATATTATCACCCCCTTCCCCCGCGGAGGTTAAGGATACCCGGAGCACGGCGTTCTGACTTCTCGCTCAAACGAGTTACAGCAGGCGGTACTGCGTTGGATTTTCACCAACTTGCTTCCGCTTATGTCTGAAATAGCTCAGACACCTCCGGACTACTTTTTAATTTTACACAGCCGACAGTATAAAGGAACTCAGCCGAAAAAGCAAATTCCCGCTCACCCAATTTTTCTGAGCCGGTGCTTAGGCGGCCAGGGGACAACTGATGTCCGTCTCCAGTGTGTCTCCCCGCAGCCTTAAAGTGCGCGCCAGACAGCCGCGACAAGATTCAAACTGGGGGCACTTACCGCAGGCTCCCTTCCGGGCATTCTGGTCCGTCCACCCGGTGATTACCCCGCTTTGCTGCATTCTCCGCCAGATATCCTCCAGGGGTTCTTCGGCAGCATTGCCGAAGGTGAGTTCTTCCGGAGAGAACATACAGGGTCGGACACTACCGCTGGTCTGAATGTATAGTGAATAGGCAGCGGCACATCCCTTTACTTCCGGTATGGTAATACCACTGTTCGTATTTCTGAGGGAGAAACCGTGCTTGGAGGAGAGATTCCACAGGAAGGGCTCGTCGTAGAAAATATCCAGGCTACTTTGGTAACCGTATATTTCTTTGACGGCCGTCTCCTGTTCCTCCGGGCTGAGGGCATATTGCTGATAATATCTTCTGTCAGCCTCTTCGGCGCCGAATGGTTTTAGGGGTAGAAAGATAAGTCTTTTGCCTCCGAGACTCTCCGTTAATTGAATCAGTTCCTTGATTTGCCCCAGGTTCCTTTTAGAGAGAACGGTGGTTACCCCATAGAATATCCCCAGCGCCGCGCACTGTGCCGCCCACTCCTTGGCGATGTCAAATTTACCTCCGACCTTGGTGGTTTCGTATGTGGTATCATTGGCTCCGTCAATACTAAAGAGCACCTCGGGTGAGAAGGAAGCCAATGCCTGTAGCCTCTTTTGGTTGAAGGCGTTACCGTTGGTTATCACCATGACGTCAATCCCTTCTTGTTTCAGCATTGAGCCGATGT
This genomic window contains:
- a CDS encoding histidinol-phosphate transaminase; this encodes MPLRPRPEVENLQPGFHGGLNQAELKAAGLSPETVLDFSVCANPFAPPAEVRKILATVPIDRYPDPEATEFREYLAVKLGVAPENIIAGNGAVELIRLTALTYFSPGDSVLILEPTFGEYKIASQIVGASLIYQWGQESDNFTPRIEETVSLIRQCHPKGVFLCNPNNPTGHYLTREEIERILDACGDGLLILDEAYIAFVDQGWSALGLIHRGNVILLRSMTKDYALAGLRLGYAVSNERIINALRRVCPPWNVNALAQKAGVLVLKDSGLLERCQQEIGRAKDFLVGELGRIGFSLIPSRTNFFLVKVTSAKDFRSA
- a CDS encoding cobalamin biosynthesis protein, with product MESLTILFAALFIDLVLGELPRFIHPVVGIGKLASFLEKRSVGDSHAIQFGYGMAITLFLIGLFGASTYLVLSYLKDFNPVLYVLTGAVLLKSAFSLRALRQAALRVKKLLLSENLDVARYELRALVSRDTQALPQPLLISATIESVAENTCDSFVAPLFYFLLFGVPGAVAYRVVNTLDAIIGYHGKYEYSGKFAAKLDDVLNFTPARLTALLLVSASFLSRRNARASWQVAFREHTRTESPNAGWTMAAMAGALNVQLEKVGHYRLGNADTPLVTSTIDAALRLMQIAALIWVTVCLITGGVRFAITSST
- a CDS encoding radical SAM protein → NCLHCVGMEQDQLTHDQAVKIARDIIGLSPQWVILEGGEPLLRNDLPDIGSMLKQEGIDVMVITNGNAFNQKRLQALASFSPEVLFSIDGANDTTYETTKVGGKFDIAKEWAAQCAALGIFYGVTTVLSKRNLGQIKELIQLTESLGGKRLIFLPLKPFGAEEADRRYYQQYALSPEEQETAVKEIYGYQSSLDIFYDEPFLWNLSSKHGFSLRNTNSGITIPEVKGCAAAYSLYIQTSGSVRPCMFSPEELTFGNAAEEPLEDIWRRMQQSGVITGWTDQNARKGACGKCPQFESCRGCLARTLRLRGDTLETDISCPLAA